The genomic DNA GGGCAAGGAACTGCCGGAAGGGGTCGGGCAGGCGCTCGGCTTCATTCCGCCGGCCGCGTTCGCCGCGCTCGTCGCGAACGACCTTTTGACGCCCGGCATGTTCGACGCAGGCCTGTGGCCGGCAGCCGCGCCCCTGGTCGCCGCGCTTGCGGTGGCGCTCGTCGCCTGGAAGACGAAATCGCTTCTGTGGTGCGCCGTCTCGGGTGTGGCCGCGTACGCGCTGCTCATGCTCCTGTAGAGGCCGTGCGCATCGGAAGACCGGGCCGGAAGCGCGGCGGAATTCGGCATTATGCGTGGAGAGCCCAAGTTTTTGCGCATGTGCCCAGGTTTTTCCTTGCAGTACCGTTCCGTTGACGGTATACTATCCAATCGTGTCTTTACTAGACGACATGCAATTAGGTTTCATTGAATATATAAGAAGGAACGGGTCATGGATATCATTCGCGCCATCGAACAGCAGCAGATCAAGCAGGACGTCCCCGAGTTCAACGTCGGCGACAACGTGAAGGTTCACTACCGCATCACCGAGGGCAACCGCGAGCGTATCCAGGTGTTCCAGGGCGATGTCATCCGTCGCCAGGGCGCTTCGAATCGCGAGACGTTCACCGTTCGCAAGATCAGCTTCTCCATCGGCGTGGAGCGCACCTTCCCCGTGCACTCCCCGAAGATCGAGCGCATCGAGGTCGTGCGTCAGGGCGATGTGCGCCGCGCCAAGCTGTACTACCTGCGCAAGAAGGTGGGCAAGGCCGCGAAGATCAAGGAGAAGGCGTACCGCTAGGCCTTCTATACGCTTCAGATTTGCAGGAACCCCCGCCGTCCTTCCGGACGGCGGGGGTTCTTTTTTGCAGGGACGGGCGAGGCCGCGCAGCGCCTTTCTGGTATCATGGTCGGTCGAAGAAGAGCATGTCGAGGGGGATTCATGGGACCGACCGTCGCCGATATCAAGCAACGCCTGCACGAAGCCGACGAGCGCGAGTTCGCGGTGCTCGAGCGCTCGCTCGTGGCCGACGCGCGCAAGGGCGTGCGCGACGCCGTGGAGCGGGCTCGGGCGCGTCTGGCGGCCGAGGCGGCGGAACGGCAGCGT from Eggerthella lenta DSM 2243 includes the following:
- a CDS encoding AzlD domain-containing protein, with the protein product MEPMGWGDYFIVLGCCAITMLVCRVVPLFVLKGKELPEGVGQALGFIPPAAFAALVANDLLTPGMFDAGLWPAAAPLVAALAVALVAWKTKSLLWCAVSGVAAYALLMLL
- the rplS gene encoding 50S ribosomal protein L19 codes for the protein MDIIRAIEQQQIKQDVPEFNVGDNVKVHYRITEGNRERIQVFQGDVIRRQGASNRETFTVRKISFSIGVERTFPVHSPKIERIEVVRQGDVRRAKLYYLRKKVGKAAKIKEKAYR